The DNA region AAAGAGGGAAGAGGGGTTCGCGGGGGGAAACACCCAAGCTTGAGACGAGCTCGTTGTTGGTGCAAGCACCCAAGGCATGCAGGACGTATCACGCATACAAACAGTCATGTATGCACTCTCATGACCCCACCGCATTGCATTGATACAGGCCTCGGAGCAAATCATTTGCTTCCCAATGTTCACTCTGCGGGGGGGCTTCGACGGCACAGTCCCAGAGACAAGACTTAATTGGGAAGTTGGGAACCACCCATGTTTGCGAAATTGCGCCGAGAAAATATTCTAAACCGACCCATGTCATGCGAAGCGATGCAGCCATCAAGTGATTAGTACTGGGGATAAAGTTATGGAAGGGTCAAGGTGTTTGTGAATAGCGACAGGATACTGGGAGGTGTCAGAAGGGTGAAGACGGTCAACAATTGAGGTCCATTTAGGAGAAGCAAATTACGCCCCTTGAGGCAACTTCTCACCTAACAGTCTCCGAACCGCATCGGTAATCCAAACGGTTGGATGTTGGAGATTTCCGGGATCATAAGATGGCATTTCGTCCTGCCAAAAGCATCCGCCATCATTTTCTCAGCATCTGCGTTAGCGCGGCGATGATGTTGTCCGTCCTGTGAGCCAACAGGCTCACAtgcgcctcgtcctcgtcgatcCTCAGCTCAGCGCCCGGAatcgcctccgccgcctccacaGCCATCCGGCGAGGGACGTTGATATCCTTGCCGCCGTGCCATATCACCAACCTCCCCTTCTCGACCACCAAGTCCCCCAGCTCGAACCCCCACGGGCTTCCGAACAGCCTCGCCTCCCATGCGAAGCCCCGACAGCTCTCGCGCACCGCGTCGCGGGTGCTCTGCACCAGGGCGCTCAGGAtcctgccgtcgtcggcaaaGAGCGCCTCCTGGTCCTCGATCGGTCGGCTCTTAAAGCTCTCGACCACCGACTGCGCAAGCCGTTCCGGGTGGTTCACGTCCCGGGCCACGTTCCCCATTTCCCACTCAGCGACCATCTCCACGAGCCATGTCACCCAGGGCGCCAGGGTGAAGAGGACGCGGTTGAGGAGCATCATGCTACCGAGGCCGAGTTTCGTCGGGTACATGCCCGAGACGatcgcggcgccggccaagCGAGTCGACGGGATTGAGTGAAGACAGGCGAGGGCGTACGGCCCGCCGCCAGAGACGCCCAGGACCGCAAAGCGATCGATGTTCAGATGGTCTGCGAGGCGGAGGACGTCCTGGGGGAAGGAGAGTATGGTCCGGTTCGGTTGGAAAGTTGAGCCGCCGTAGCCTGGGCGGGTcacggcgacgacgcagACGTTGCACTTCACGGCTGCCTCGTGGATGGGTTGGCCTTCATGATGAGAGCCGGGGAGGCCGTGGAAATGGAAGATGGTCGGCTGATCTGGTCGGGGCGTGACGCCGAACGTGGTGTAGCTGAGGGTGCGTCCGTCGGGGAGGACGAGAGACTGATCATTTGGCATTGCGCCTTCGGATCAAAAATCGACAAGCAATTAATGCCAACACTATGAAGCCGTACGTTTGTGTTTAAAATAATGGTGATGAGTTGAAGCTGACCGAACTTGGCAGTAATTGAGAAACTCTTACTCCGTCATCGCGTTCCGCTGACCCCCAAAACACCCAGCTGCGCCACTCTGTGGTTAAGGGTGCGGCTGGATCACCCAGCGCTCTGCAATTACCTGATTCTCTCTGATTAGTGCAAGCTGAGCGTCTTTTCATATTCTGAGGTTGCAAAAGTTTTCTCATTCACGATGGGTTGTATAACCCGTGGGCTACAAACGGACTCCAGGGTTGGAACAAACTCTAGGGGGCTTGGAGTGGTGGACTGTAGCTGGTACCTAGAGTACGATGGGCGCCTCCGGGACAATTGCGGACCACCCAATGCCGAATAGGTGAGTAAAATATCGGTTTGGTAACTTGTATCACTGACAGAAAACCTGAGAACGGCTCTTGATGGCTATTTGTAGAGGAAAGTGACCGTTGACCGTTGAGATTTGGCATGTTCATCACTTATTCAACTTCGGCCTTCACTCAACCTCGATAGTTACACACAGCACAGTGCAAGCCGCCCACCTAGCAGAAGCTTTCTTGTGTTTCCAATACAACCAACAGGTTACATAGATTCAGACCTTGGTTTAGCTTTACCATAACCATGGATAGCATCCAGCCCTGTAGTCCATAAGTCAGCCCAACCTTAACTTCGTGTCCACGTATAAATCACTACAAGATGACCAGACCTCCTGATCTCGCTCTGTCATTCTAGCAAAAACTCTCGACTCTTCATTCCTACCCTCTATCAACACCGAGAGCCTTGAGGGCTTCTCACTTCAAGCCACCCGACTTCATAAGAACCACTCCACCTTcacctcgtcgaggtcacAATGACCACTCGAACATTTCACGGCTTTCCGCTCCTTCCCGGCGAGATCCGCAACCAAATCTGGGACCTCGTCGTACGCCCTGCCAACTATCGGGGCGTTCACTACTTCTCGATACTGGAACTCGAGTTGCAGGAGGCGAGCGAAACCTTTGCCAGCCAACTCATATGGGGCGACGCGTACAACTCACTCGGTGCGACTTGGTTGACCGACGACGGCTTATCATCACTCGGCCGGGCCCCCAGCAACCCGTCGACGTACGCCATTGACTGGGGCCTCTGGACGGCATGCAAAGAATCGCGCTCGTTCATGTGCCACCGGTACGGCGTCGCGAAATGGGCCGACTTCCTGCGTAGGCAAcaagaaaaggaagagagagatcAACAACAGAAAGAGCTTCGCCGAGAAAAACCTGGTTCAGAGGAGATACCGGCAACTTTCGCCCTGAAAAACGAGGATTGTTTTCACTCGCTCGCTCTCTTTCCCAGGTATGACCTGATAGCGCTGCAGCTGAACGGGAACTACTGGCTCTTCGGTATGGCTCTGCGGAGATTAGCTTTCAGGTCAAGGATACTTGACCTTACGGACATCTATCACGTCGCCATTGAGTTTGATCCATCTTGGAGTGTGAACGAACTCGAGCAATATCAAAGAGAAGTAGAAGGCGAGATTGAAGGCGAAGAGGACCGATTAGACCCCAAACTCTACGATACGTACGATAATCTGGTCGACATCAGGAGGAGGGGAATACGGGATAGAACTACCCTGTGGTTTATCGATAACAGTCTCCGTCGAAAAGCGGCTGTCGTAGATGAAGGATGTACGGATCTGGGTCCAAGACCATCTGCGCAATTCGTTTTCGAGGGTCAAGACTACAGATACTTTGGGATGCCATACTACAGTATCATGGACTTGTGCGAATATGACGAAGAAGTCAAAGGAGAGAATAATGCCGTCTATTTCCTCCCGACGTTAGAAGAGATTGCTATGAAACAAGAGGCAGTGGACATGCGACTGGATGTGGAGGAAGATGCTTATGAACTATGGATGTACCTTGGCGGGAGTGTCGGCTTGTTGGCACGAGAGCCTCTCTAATGCACTGGCGTAAAACCCGGAACTTGGTAGCATAGACTGTCTTATCCATTCAAAGTCTACCCCATTGAAAGCTTTTCCCACGGTAATCATCCTTGATACCATTGCAATCCTGACCGTGTTCGAAGAACGAACGGGCCATGAAGAACTGGAGGAAAGTCGATTCCAACTTGTCTAGATAAAGGGTCACCTTCGCATTCAAAAAAGGGCCAGAGGTGAATGTACTCGCTTCTTTACGCATGTTCTTTGTTGCTAATCCCTCCactcgccgacggccgctACACAGAGACGGCAGACTCGAGGCCCCGGGCctcggcagcagcagcaacagcctGGAGCTAAAGACTTGGAAAAAAGATTGAAGGCCATTAACAATTGTCGTCTTCTCGAATTAACTACCATCATACCTATAGCTTCATGTACAAATACGCCGTCATAACATATCTACACTGCCGCGTCAAACTTCTTCCCAGTCGATCAGCTGCATATACCAAAGCCAGGCTGACAACCGGCACCGCAGTACAAATCGGAGTTTCCGCAGAACCCGTACTTGCTACAGCACTGATGGTTGCCATTGCCTCGGCAAGTGGCTTTCCCAGCGCCACATGATCCATCCGTCGAGACCGGAAGTCCCGGGTCTCCACCTCCGCCTCCGGCGCTGCATGTGCCGAAACCGGGCTGACATCCAGTGCCGCAGTATGCACTCGTTGTCCCGCAATAGCCGTATTCGCTGCAGCAAAACCCACTGCCGCAGGATCCCACGCCCGCTCCACATGCACCAGGCTGGCCAGGATTGGGATTGGGATTGGGATTGGGAGTGGGATTCGGCGGAATTGTTGGTTGGGTCGGCGGTACAGATGACGGTGCCGGTGTCGTCGGGGCCTGTTTGAACGTCAGCGGAGCCATCGTTTTCGTGCGTCTGGGGACTTACTTGGCAGCTCAAGAGCCGTGCATCTGCTGCGGCTCCTTGCAGCCACACCTTCATGGTTGCCTGGAAAGATTTGCCGTTGTACGGGTTACTGGCCCCTCGAGTCGCTTCCCAAACAGCAACGCCGCCGAACGACGGCCGGCAGTAGTAGGCGCTAATGATATTTCTGGCTTGCTCATGGTTGATGTAGTTTCCCGGGTTGGCTGCGTCAGGAGAGCCAGGCAAGGTAATGAACACCTTTGCATCTCGGCTAGGTGTGTTGGACAGCCACTGAACCCAGGCATCATAAGTAAAACCGGCCGCTTGAAACGCTTGTCCAGGAACATATGACGGGTTGCTCGAGGCCCAAGTGGCTGCTGAGCAGCTCGGGGTGTTGTAGAACTGAACAAAGATCATGTCGAACTTAGCGGCAGAGATCATGGCTGCCATGCTGGCGTCTGGGACCACGCATTGGGGAGCGCCCGTCAGGTAGTATTGCTTCGATGCCGAAGCATAGAAGGTTCTCAACAGAGTGACAAGAGCAATGTAGCCAACGGAGTTGTCTGGAGATATTGACGTCAGCTTGCATTCGTTGGAAAAAGAAGACTGCGGGACATCGCGACATACCTGTTGACGGATGCTCAATGTCCATGTCAAACCCGTCAACCTCAACAGCCTGCCCGTTGTTATCGAAAGGGCGGGGCCCGGTCCAGCTTGGGTCTCTGGGACCAAACATCTTCCACAGATACGTCGCCAACAGCTCGCCTTCGTTTTGGCCTGTGAGTTGGTAGGCCGTGACACCGCCTCCGAGGGACAGGAGGATCTTCTTGCCGTACTGCTGCTGACACACAGGGATCTGGGCATTCAGACTCGGGCAGTGGGACTGCAGCTGGTTCCTTGACGGGTCGTTGACGCCATTGAATCCGGGGCCCGGATACACCTGACCGCCGCATCGATTTCCAAAGTTCGTGCCGGGGTAGCCGTTCGCCTGAGCTGGGAAGAGATGCACGAAGGAGAGGACGATGACATCGACTTCGGGCTGCTGGCAGTGATCGATCAGGTCACCCTGGTTCGGACCTTGTCCCTGGGGTATGGTCAGCTGTGGTTCAGGGTCATCACAACGTGGCGATGCGGAACTCATACGTAGTAGACCACGACATTGTTCTTCGATGTTGggtcgaaggcggcgaaaACCAAGGCCACAATGCCGAGGAAGGCCAATGGGAGGCAGAGTCCCATTGTGATTGTGGGtatgggggggtggggggggggggtgcgaGGGACTCTGGCAAAGTAATGGAGAGATGAAAAGGCAACAGGGTCTGTAAACAACGATCCGTGATGATTAGACCGGAAGCTTTGAGCTGAAAATGGCTTTGACAATGTCTCGTGGCCTAACGAGTGCGTAAATGTGTCAAGAGGCGTGACCGAGTATCTCGTCCAGCAACAATGACGTAGGCAACGAAGGGGGCCCGGCTGGGAAGGCAATGACTCTCTGCTGCTCTTTCTCATCAGCGTCGAAAAGCACCTGGATTTCCGCTTCCCTATATAATCACTTGAGCAAGCGACCTTCGCCAGTCTCTCCAAGAGACAGGCGCAGCCCCCTCCCATCGCGACCGCGTCGTCCTCAACAGCCCTGCCACCGTTACAACTGTCGGAAAAGAAATGCAGAAAGAGATACTTTGGCGATCTGTGAATCAGAATTATTGGACCTTCAATACCCCGCGATCGATAGCAACGGTACCGCTAGTGCGACTATCTCAAGTCACGTTCCCCCTCCTTCTGCAGGGCGGCTGGGCCCCTTCCCCTTGACTCAGCCTGCCACCGAGGCCGATCAAAGGGCACACAAGCGCGTAAAGAGGTTGGGGTTTTCTTCATCGCGACGCGTCAGAAATGCGTCCACGAGTATCGGTCTTGAATACTGGTGAAATGATCTGATCTTGCGAGGGGCGACTCTTGCACCATCCGACTCAGGACGGTGAAGGCGCCGCAGTGGACCGCCGTGCCGTTCGGCAGTTTCGGCGGCATGGCACCACCGAAATCGCCGAATCGCCCCACCGAACCGCCGACCGTGGTTCCCACCCGCCCGGACGCGTATTCCCCTCGCGCCTGGTGAAGTCGGAAAGTCTATAAGACTACCCCGAGTTTCCTGACCAACTAAAAGATTACAACTGGGAACCTCTCTGTTCGTTCTTTCACGCAACGCAATCTTCTTTCCCAATCCCATTCGACAACATCATGGCCGACCTTCCCCAGACGATGCGATCCCTTGCGGCGCGGAAGCACTGCGCGCCTGCGGAGTGGGAAGTGGCCGTGTTTCCGCTTCCCACGATATCGGACCCGACGGATATGATCGTCCGCGTTCACGCCGGGGCCGTCATGAAAGGTGACTGCCAGAGAATCGGCGGTTCAAATCTTGTTTCAATACGTAAGGCAACGTACgtacccccccccccccccccagcttTATCCACGCAGCTGGCAAAACAGGTCCTGATATCCGCCATTTACGTAGGTTCCCGCTCAAGGTCGGATCCGAGGGGGCCGGAATCGTCGTGGCTATCGGTTCCGAGGTCAAACGTTTCAAGGTCGGCGATGCAGTGTACGGGCTGAATATCGCCCGGCCGATCTTCAGCGGGCCCGATCCGGGGTTCTGCTCCGAGTACGCCATTGTTCAGGAGAGGATGATGCTCCCGAAGCCGGCGCAGATGAGTTTCGAAGAGGCCGCCTCCCTCGCGGGATACACCGTCACCGCATACCAGTGCATCAAGCAAGGCCTGGCACTAGCCGGCGAGGAGAGCCTCGAGGGGAAGACCGTCTACATCCCTGGGGCATTGAGCGGAGGCGGCTCTAGTACCATTCAGGTCGCCAAAAACGTCTTTGGCGCCGCGAAGATCATCTCAACCGTTTCGACTCCGAAGCTGGGTCTTGTCGAGCAGTACCTGCCCGGCCTCGTGGATCAACTCGTCGACTACACGACAACGGAGATCGGGGATGTCGTTCCCAAAGGAAGTGTGGACTTCATGGTCAATACTCAGATGTCTACATTGAGCTCTGGCATCCCGCTCCTGAGACCGCAGACTGGGGTTGTCGTATCCATCGCGTCCATCCCCCCGTCATCCGTATTCAAAGAAATGGTCGGACCGGGCGTGGTCCCGTTCTGGCTCTGTTGGCTGTTGGACCTGACTCAGCTGTGGTACAAGTGGAAGCTACGCGGGACCAACATTCAGCATCAGTTCGTGTCAGGGGACTCGGAGAAACGGGAGGACAATGAGAAGGCCGGAGAGTTCATCGCCACTGGCAAGGTCAAGGGAGTGTTCCGGGTGACGAACCTGTCCGACATCGAGGCGGTCAGGGAAGAATGCGGGAAGGTGAATACTGGCAAAGGGGGGCTTGGCCGATGCGTTGTGAGAATCAAGGAGTGAACTTGGCACCCACGTCCGGCTTTTCATCACGTTTATAGTCCTAGGTTCTTGTATTTGCCCGTTTTTAAACATGTGACAACTGTTTCTGCATTTTTCATTCTTTTTCAGGAGCACTTCCTCGTCATCACGGCACGTCAATCTAGAAACTTCAAGTTACTAACGCCAATCCTTTCATGCGCAACATGTAAACAGACCCGGGCAatttgaggcatttgaggcattgCGGTAACTCTCCTGCAGAAGGGCACCAAATCCTCAGGTATACCTCATTACCTCTGATTTCGAGGTGGGTAGACATCCTCCAAGTCTATTCTTCGCTCAAATGTCCGGTTCCCATCAACGCTCCTGCCAAGGTTGTGACTGTGATTTTCCAGCGCCTTCCCTGCCTCACTCTCCTGGGCAGGCAGGTACCACCTACCTGTACTTGGGAGTCTGAAGGCCCCGAGAACCTTCTAGAGTATGTAcaagaggaaggagagaTCATTCCAAGGGGGAAAGTAGCCAAACCCAAATGGACAGCGCCGTAGTGCTTTTCTCCCGCGCCCTCCATTCTCTTCTCCCAGTCATCTCCATCTTCGTCTCTACCTTCAGCTTCATCCCACTCGAGGCCACACATTTTGATTGAATTGATCTGCGAATTCCCCCCCCACCGGCCGAGCTCCGGGCCGTTCTGTCCCAAACCGCCATCAAGACCCTCATCGCCATGCCCACAGGGACGTACGTCAGGTCGCGCTCTCTCGACCTCCCCAGCTGCCCGacgccggcggtgccggtTTGGTTGTTGTACCCGAGGGATCGCACCGTACTTAGCCGCGTAAGTACCTTCGAGCGCTTCCTTTCCTTTCAATGCCAAGAGAAGACCTGTAGGCGGTCTCTTTGGCACCACCAAAGTAAGTTGTCGTCTTCTATTGATTGTACAAGTTGTCCTTAGCTAACACCTGGAACAGATGTCGTTTTGGGCACGCGTGAGTACCTTCAAACACCTCTCTCTATTTCAATACCGAGAAAACCTGCCCGAGAATATCTCCAGAGTGATTTATGGTTCTTGCTGACACTTTTGCAGTATCAAAACTTCCCTGTAAGACTTCCTATACCTGCTCCCCGCTTAACTTCCGCCACCGAGACTTCGGTTTttctcgaggatgtcgatgccgccgatgccacGCAGAACGGTCATTTTAAGGCTCTGGAACACCGCAACCtttcctcttcgtctcctGGCACTGATGCCACTTCTTCACCGCATTGCCTCGACGCCGCTCTGCATTCACATCGCTTCTCCCTGCGCGCTGTTCTCTCCCTCGATGCCGCACTGTCTTTTCGTCACTTTTTGTCTTAAGGATTTGGAACATTTTCAGAACACAAGAGCTGATTTGAAACTGCAGCAACAAACACCGGGCTACCGCCCGACGGGAGTAAGTACATACGTTCTTTCATTGACCCTACCTGCAAACCCTTTCTAGTCCCTACACAAGTTTCCTCTCTCGTACAGCCTTTTGATAGTAACTTGGCTGATATTGTTGCCGTTTAGCGATCCTTCTCCACAGTAAGAACAACCCCGACCCCGTCTCCTAACTACTGACTTACAAATGTTTCTTTTCGTAATTACAGCCGTATATTCGGAACGTAAGTCTCAAGTTGTCTCTGCCCCTAGATCCAAATGCCTGTTGCTGATCCTCACTAAGATAATGATGGAGAATATTCTGGATGGAGGAGACTCTGGATGGAGGAGACTCTGGATGGAGGAGACTCTGGATGGAGGAGATTCTGGACGGAGGAGATTCTGGATGGGGAAGACTCTGGACGGAGGAGATTCTGGATGAGGAAGACTCTGGATGAGGAAGACTCTGGATGGAGGAGATTCTGGATGAGGAAGACTCTGGATGGAGGAAGACTCTGGATGAACACGAAACTGAATGAAAGTAACTCTCGATACCGTGCcaagaaaaaaaccaaaaaaaaacccaaaTAATAATCAAATTCCGAATGCTTGCCAAGTTTGTCTCTTACGAGACCGGTCGCGCTCCTGTATGCGACGTGTACAATTACTTGCCCTGAAGCTAAGGATTGCTTGACTGTACACTTGCGCGGTATGCAGGGACATCAGGGGCCGTGACGACGAACATTTCCATGGCGGCTCTTGTTGACCTCCTGTGACTCTACCACGACATGTTCGGCATTGAGCAATGGCAGTTTGTGACATAGATGCGAGACGTGATAGCTGCCGTCGGATGTGAGCTCAGCTgtgtcgccggcgaggatgacgagttgGTGGGCCCAAGGCTGGGTATCCGTCCACCTTGGTGTTGACGACGTGATTATTGCGTAAGTTGGTTGACCTTGACGTATCTTAGCCGGTGGGATGCGCGGCTGTCCAGGTATTGCTGGTGGTCATCCAGCAACCCTTCTGGCTGCAATCACTAACCATATCGCATTGCGAATGCTTCGTACTCTGGTTCTCGGCGAACTCTGGCGATACCCGCTCGATCGGAATCTCGATAGTCGCCGTCAGGCGCGCGTTAGGTAGCGTCCTCAAGGTTGGGAGACCCTGCCAGTACCACCATCTTTGAGGGTTTTCACCGGGACGTTCGAGAGGCTTCCCTACCAAACGAGCCGATACGGAGGGTGGAGAGACTCTGTGATTGCTCAGCTCGCCAGCATCTTCCTTTGAATCCAGTCGCGGCGTCTGCTCATTGAAACAAGAGCAAAGGGTTAATAATCTTGGCCGATCTGCATTCCCGGAACGTTGAAGACTGAGCATGTTTACATCGTACAACGTCCCCCCTTGACTGAGATGCCATTGCAGGCGCCAGAGTTTCCGCCGACAGCTACTACGCGGTACTACGCGGTGGGTTTGCACTGCGCCAAATACACACACTCAACCAATAGCTGATGTGTGTTGACGAAGCGGACGGAAAAAACCTTGCTGTTATTATGTACCTGCATTATGTCCATCCATCTGATCTAACCAAAGCACGCCAGCGCCAGTGAGAGCTCAGCCCAATGACTCGCCCCCCAGCCCAAAGGCTCTTCCCTTCCTATGGGTTTGTCCCCGTGGAGAGAGGAAACTTATGCCAAAGATGCCAAAAGGAAAGGCTGTTTTTTGCCGTTGCGGTccgtccttgacggcgatgtCCCGGCAACATCCCTTCCTCATCTTTTCTCTGTTCCGGTCTTCGGCTCCGGGCCCGGTCCCTTTTGCGGCCCCAGGTCGACacgaggagggggggcaaCCTGATAGATCGATATCCACCGGCCCCACATTGAGCCGTGATCGAAAGAAACTATGGCAGTTTATCCGCCTTGACTTTGATCAAAGCTCGTCGCCCCTCGGGCAGAATTCTTCCCTTCGGCCTGCCGTGGCGGGGCCGAGAGAGGGATCTATTTATCTGCCTATCGACCATCGACCATTGCCAGAATGGCTGGACGCGCGGTTCGGACTCATAGTCCGTGatctcacacacacacacacacacacacacacacacacacacacacacacacacacacacacacacacacacacacacacacacgcccACTTACTCACTTTTTGAGCGCAActcttcttctacttctCTTTGGGACGGGGGGTTGGACGAAACCCTCTTCAGTAGGTAACCTTTCCAAACTGTCGGAATCTGGAAACACTCGTCAACTCTAGGGGGAATGACTCAGGAAAACGTAGGACGCAGGATCACGATGGTTAGAAACCAGGCATTTTGTGCAAATCAGGGGTGGAGGATGCGCGCCCTTTGAGCGATACATCGTACAACCTTATATGAAACAAGTACACCAGGCCAGGGATTGTATGCGCCATACTGCAGTGTACGATTAGGCGCGGCTCTAGAGGTTATTTGATGGAAGGTTTTCAGAACGAGCCCATTGCCGTCCGACCCGAAGGCCAGCAGCCTCTCGAACCGACTGACTGCCGGACCACATCCGACGATTTCGTTCGATCTCCGACGGACGGGAACGGAGGCCGCTGATGGAGAGAAGGACGCGTCTGCGCAAGTGGGGGTGGGATCCATATTCCGCGAGAAACAGAGAGAACGAGAGAGATGTTCGTTACCCCGTGTTCGGGGGCGACTTCCGGTCTAACTTCTGGTCGAAAACTCACACAGGGCGGATTCGTGTCACAAGCCTACGTTTATATCATCCAGGCATATGAAAAGTTAGTCAGGAACGTGTCAAAGACCGAGGTCAAAGGCGTCGAGGAAAACAACGATAGGCTGGTTTCGCCACGGCCGCGTCCCCCGTGCCTCTCGAGGGTTGTCTGGTCCCCGTGGCGGGCGCCGGGAATAAGAACGTGCTCCGGGCAAAGcagaaggggggggcgggtACCGGGCCACCTGGATTCCGGAGCTGTTGTTTCAAACAAGCAAACGCATTAGAAACTCGGACGGAGGAAACCCCAGTGCTCCGCCGACCAACCGCTGCCTTGGGACCTGGGTAATATGATAATACCGGTACAGGTAGAGAAGGACGATCTCCTTTTTGTCTTCCAAAGCCCCATCCCCCGCATGCACGTGCCATGTGCCACGTGCTCACGAAACTATGCGGGCTGCGCTGCGGATGGCGGCTGCGATGAAAATCCGGGCCTGGGCGATCCCGAGAATGGTCTCCTCAAGTCGACAACGCATCCGTTACGGCCCATGGGCCATgtgcagaagcagaagagtACCGTTTCCGGCTGGGGCAAAAGCAAGTCCCCGAGCGGACGATCCAGCCCGACTCTGGGTGCTCTCCCCCTCTCGTATTCCCCGAGTCCGCACAACCTAAAGTCTC from Colletotrichum higginsianum IMI 349063 chromosome 4, whole genome shotgun sequence includes:
- a CDS encoding putative Alcohol dehydrogenase, yielding MADLPQTMRSLAARKHCAPAEWEVAVFPLPTISDPTDMIVRVHAGAVMKGDCQRIGGSNLVSIPGKTGPDIRHLRRFPLKVGSEGAGIVVAIGSEVKRFKVGDAVYGLNIARPIFSGPDPGFCSEYAIVQERMMLPKPAQMSFEEAASLAGYTVTAYQCIKQGLALAGEESLEGKTVYIPGALSGGGSSTIQVAKNVFGAAKIISTVSTPKLGLVEQYLPGLVDQLVDYTTTEIGDVVPKGSVDFMVNTQMSTLSSGIPLLRPQTGVVVSIASIPPSSVFKEMVGPGVVPFWLCWLLDLTQLWYKWKLRGTNIQHQFVSGDSEKREDNEKAGEFIATGKVKGVFRVTNLSDIEAVREECGKVNTGKGGLGRCVVRIKE
- a CDS encoding Chitin recognition protein codes for the protein MGLCLPLAFLGIVALVFAAFDPTSKNNVVVYYGQGPNQGDLIDHCQQPEVDVIVLSFVHLFPAQANGYPGTNFGNRCGGQVYPGPGFNGVNDPSRNQLQSHCPSLNAQIPVCQQQYGKKILLSLGGGVTAYQLTGQNEGELLATYLWKMFGPRDPSWTGPRPFDNNGQAVEVDGFDMDIEHPSTDNSVGYIALVTLLRTFYASASKQYYLTGAPQCVVPDASMAAMISAAKFDMIFVQFYNTPSCSAATWASSNPSYVPGQAFQAAGFTYDAWVQWLSNTPSRDAKVFITLPGSPDAANPGNYINHEQARNIISAYYCRPSFGGVAVWEATRGASNPYNGKSFQATMKAPTTPAPSSVPPTQPTIPPNPTPNPNPNPNPGQPGACGAGVGSCGSGFCCSEYGYCGTTSAYCGTGCQPGFGTCSAGGGGGDPGLPVSTDGSCGAGKATCRGNGNHQCCSKYGFCGNSDLYCGAGCQPGFGICS
- a CDS encoding Alcohol dehydrogenase; translation: MPNDQSLVLPDGRTLSYTTFGVTPRPDQPTIFHFHGLPGSHHEGQPIHEAAVKCNVCVVAVTRPGYGGSTFQPNRTILSFPQDVLRLADHLNIDRFAVLGVSGGGPYALACLHSIPSTRLAGAAIVSGMYPTKLGLGSMMLLNRVLFTLAPWVTWLVEMVAEWEMGNVARDVNHPERLAQSVVESFKSRPIEDQEALFADDGRILSALVQSTRDAVRESCRGFAWEARLFGSPWGFELGDLVVEKGRLVIWHGGKDINVPRRMAVEAAEAIPGAELRIDEDEAHVSLLAHRTDNIIAALTQMLRK